The proteins below are encoded in one region of Styela clava chromosome 4, kaStyClav1.hap1.2, whole genome shotgun sequence:
- the LOC120326930 gene encoding uncharacterized protein LOC120326930, whose translation MTERNECGYPGIPMDSCVGRGCCYDNSTAETIWCYKASQDLGLTKTALILLATDKEVPKEVLRSLFADSVPGAEWLLAFNNGTLNTKRLLQIIAKRNRVSIDPFLGELLSGKSALQAYLEKIADETGLDTTPLSLLIRGNSRSILNHLVALAWVKSGKTNIISLEIMNILLSKNPNPGAYMIQHFVEILMPYSSKNNPFRDAFFRALKSRKPREAIYWAYLVSIYDEYPQDSFYPPNTGHFVNLIDTIKKGMVPRSILNRAGLDTEFNKGKNFTEVFGKPAKVYVCQQHPEYLRVSCQNLKGKFIVTDKDCLNAGCCITLIVAENRKICYENYLGNIGLKLAFSNETTTDLKQFFKFAARNFIPWVPNTALPPAFVKFQSSPSVDPFNQFYPTLVPIEPHPVFRPNFTWKPHGPTAFPFPTRLPKQLQAPTDMSLIEFGKPSKRPPLFIALPPKCIKVPNEDRYPCIDNYDALARGGKDKCIAMGCCYTPDWSNFTVTACFRKIKYGQCYKVEESEREECGYPGINKTECLKNTQCCFNSAVTAKGAYNKVPWCFYKKRSPVIEPNNCAARPILPKNRVGCFLNHNFNHIVSRQSCEAVKGCCYEEVEPTWFERVVLGKVKPPTCYKNRRTDTTPTDFPPRE comes from the exons ATGACAGAAAGGAATGAATGTGGGTATCCTGGAATACCAATGGATTCATGTGTGGGAAG AGGATGCTGTTACGATAACTCCACAGCAGAAACGATATGGTGCTACAAAG CGAGCCAAGATCTTGGATTGACTAAAACTGCGTTGATTCTTCTTGCCACCGACAAAGAGGTTCCGAAAGAAGTTTTGAGATCGTTATTTGCCGATT CTGTACCTGGTGCAGAATGGTTGCTGGCTTTCAACAATGGAACACTCAATACAAAACGGTTACTTCAAATTATAGCAA aaagaAATCGTGTATCCATAGATCCATTTTTAGGCGAATTACTATCTGGAAAAAGCGCTCTGCAGGCGTATTTGGAAAAAATAGCAGATGAAACAG GATTGGATACAACGCCTCTTAGTTTATTAATCCGTGGAAACTCAAGATCAATTCTCAATCACCTTGTTGCTCTGGCCTGGG TGAAAAGTGGCAAGACTAATATCATATCTTTGGAAATTATGAACATATTATTGTCGAAAAATCCAAATCCCGGTGCTTATATGATACAACATTTTGTCGAAATCTTGATGCCATATTCAAGTAAAA ACAATCCTTTTCGAGACGCATTCTTCAGAGCATTGAAGTCCAGGAAACCTCGTGAAGCAATATATTGGGCTTATTTAGTTTCTATTTACGACGAATATC CACAAGATTCTTTTTATCCACCAAACACCGGTCACTTTGTGAATCTCATTGATACAATCAAGAAAGGCATGGTGCCCAGAAGTATTCTCAACAGAGCAGGTCTAGATACAGAATTCAATAAGGGGAAAAATTTTACTGAGGTTTTTGGCAAACCAGCTAAAG TTTACGTTTGTCAGCAACATCCAGAGTATCTTCGAGTCAGTTGTCAAAATCTGAAAGGGAAATTTATAGTCACCGACAAAGATTGCTTAAACGCAGGTTGCTGCATTACATTAATCGTTGcagaaaataggaaaatatgCTACGAAAACTATCTTGGAAACATAG GACTAAAGTTGGCCTTCTCAAACGAAACTACAACAGATTTGaagcaatttttcaaatttgcagcAAGAAATTTCATACCTT GGGTTCCAAATACAGCCTTGCCACCAGCATTCGTCAAATTTCAGTCGAGTCCTAGTGTAGATCCATTCAACCAATTCTATCCTACTTTAGTT CCAATAGAACCACACCCTGTGTTTCGTCCGAATTTCACATGGAAACCTCACGGTCCGACAGCTTTTCCATTTCCTACCAGATTGCCAAAAC AATTGCAGGCTCCTACGGATATGTCCCTAATCGAATTCGGCAAGCCATCGAAAAGACCACCACTATTTATCG CGTTACCGCCAAAATGTATTAAAGTGCCTAACGAGGATAGATACCCATGTATCGATAATTACGATGCATTGGCTCGTGGAGGAAAGGATAAATGTATAGCAATGGGATGCTGTTATACTCCTGACTGGTCTAACTTCACAGTAACTGCCTGTTTCCGAAAGATCAAATAcg GGCAATGTTACAAAGTAGAAGAAAGCGAAAGAGAAGAGTGTGGTTATCCCG GAATTAATAAAACCGAATGCCTGAAAAACACACAGTGCTGTTTCAACAGTGCGGTAACAGCAAAGGGTGCTTACAACAAAGTTCCTTGGTGTTTTTATAAGAAAA GATCGCCTGTGATAGAACCTAACAATTGCGCAGCTCGGCCAATTTTACCCAAAAATAGAGTTGGATGTTTTCTTAATC ATAATTTCAACCACATTGTATCAAGACAATCATGCGAAGCTGTTAAAGGATGCTGTTATGAAGAAGTAGAACCGACGTGGTTTGAAAGAGTTGTATTGGGCAAAGTAAAACCACCAACTTGCTATAAAAATCGAA GAACAGACACTACGCCAACAGATTTCCCCCCACGTGAGTAA